The Oryzihumus leptocrescens sequence TCGCCGCGGCCCGCACGTGGGCCGGGGGCTCGCGGGTCATGTTCGGTCCCCAGTGCGGCATCACCAGCACCGCCCCGGTATGCCGTCCGGCCGCCACCGCCCCGGTCACCCACCCGGGCACGCCGGCAGGCAGGTCCGCCCACGCCACGCCCGGGCGGTCCGCGGCCGCGGCGTACTCCTGCGGGTGGTCGGTCAGCCCGACCACGGTCAGCGGCTGGCCTCCGACGGTGACCTGCGCCGGGGCGCGTGCCTCGGCCTCGTCCGGGCCGGCGCCGGCCGCCGCGATGCCCGCCGCGCGCAGCAGGTCGAGCGTGTCGAGCAGCGCCTCGACGCCGTAGTCGAGCGCATGGTTGTTGGCCAGGGTCACGCACCGCACGCCGAGCAGGGTCAGCGCCTCGACGGCCCGCGGCGGGGCCCGGAAGTGGAAGACCCGCCCCGGCCAGGGCCGGCCCCGGGTGGACACGCAGCACTCGAGGTTGAGCACCACCCCGTCCGTGCCGCGGACGACCTCCAGCAGCGCGTCGCCGAACAGGTCACGCACCCGGTGGTCGGCCAGGTGCGCACCGACGCCCCGCCCGAGCATGGTGTCGCCGGCGAGCGCCAGGGTGACCGTCACGCCCCCCACGCTCGGCCGGGCGGCCCACCCCGGAGCAGGGGACTACGTCCCGGCGCGGCGCGCGCGGGCCTCGACCAGGCCCGCGATGCCGTCCATGACGACCTTGAGGCCGAAGGCGAACTCGGTGTCGGCGAAGTCGTCGCCGCCGTCCTCCAGCGAGCCCGAGCTGAGCGCGCCGACGAGGCCGGGGTGGGTATCGGGGGTCACCAGCTGGCCCAGCACCCGGGCGTAGCGGGCGTCGGCCTCCTGCGGGGTGGACCCGGACCGTCGGGCGGCCGCGTCCACCTGCAGCGCGAGCTGGGTCTGGCCGCGCACGAAGGTGTCGGTGAGCAGCATCGCCGAGAGCTTCTCCTGCTCGCGCAGCGGCGTGGCCGACAGCGCCTGGAGGCCGGCCTCCATCCAGGCCAGCGGGTTGGGTGCGAGCGGAGGCTCGCTGACCGGGATCTCCAGCAGCCAGGGATGGGCCTGGAGGCCGGCGCGCATGGCCCGCGCCCACTCCTCCAGGCGGGTGCGCCAGGCGGCCCGCGGTCCGTGGTGCAGCTCGGGCCGGCCGTAGCCGGCGTTGGCCATGACCAGCAGCAGGTCGTCCTTGGAGTCGACGTAGCGGTAGAGCGACATGGTCGAGAAGCCCAGCTCGCCGGCGACCCGGCTCATCGAGACG is a genomic window containing:
- a CDS encoding CapA family protein is translated as MTVTLALAGDTMLGRGVGAHLADHRVRDLFGDALLEVVRGTDGVVLNLECCVSTRGRPWPGRVFHFRAPPRAVEALTLLGVRCVTLANNHALDYGVEALLDTLDLLRAAGIAAAGAGPDEAEARAPAQVTVGGQPLTVVGLTDHPQEYAAAADRPGVAWADLPAGVPGWVTGAVAAGRHTGAVLVMPHWGPNMTREPPAHVRAAASALVAAGATVVAGHSAHVFHGAAAPVLYDLGDFLDDYAVDRRLRNDLGVLWLVTLDGGRLARAEALPLRLEFARTDVATGDDARWVERRLRRACADLGSEVTGSAERLELVLP
- a CDS encoding TetR/AcrR family transcriptional regulator, producing the protein MSTADEVEVPRVLRLLWGLEKPSRRGPKPGLSLDAIADAAVRLADAEGLAAVSMSRVAGELGFSTMSLYRYVDSKDDLLLVMANAGYGRPELHHGPRAAWRTRLEEWARAMRAGLQAHPWLLEIPVSEPPLAPNPLAWMEAGLQALSATPLREQEKLSAMLLTDTFVRGQTQLALQVDAAARRSGSTPQEADARYARVLGQLVTPDTHPGLVGALSSGSLEDGGDDFADTEFAFGLKVVMDGIAGLVEARARRAGT